In Chengkuizengella sediminis, the sequence GTTATCAGGGGTGTGAAGAATACATCACTCTAAATGTATTGGTTTAGGTAGCTGGTGGTGGGGTGATTTTTTTCTCCTTCTTTAAACTTTTCCAGAGACTTGGTTTTTGAGCTGTTTCCTCTTCTGAGGATGTAAGTGAGGTTGCAGGAAGTTCCTCTATTGCATCAATAGCACAACTGGAAAAAATGAATATTGATGAGTCTTCCTGTCCAATCACAATCCCTTCTCCTACCTTAAGAATAGTGACATCCGTATCCGTAATCCTTACAAGTTTACCTATTAATGAATTAGCTAAATTAGTTATAGGATCCTCGCAACAAACACATTCTCCTTTTGTGTTTGGTTGAATAGGTTTTAAATCTGGAAGAATTGTTAAAATTGCTGCAAAAGCAACTATATTGCAAATCGGAATATGAATTATATTACCAGTCATTAAGTCTATACCAGAAACAATAAAGTTTTTAACTTCTCTAATTTCAATTAAAAAAGTATCATTTAAATTAGTTAGTATATTAACATTTTCCTCGATAAACTGCTCAAAAACACATTGCATCGGACAAACACAACAATCACAGATTGATTTATCGAAAACGCCCATGAAATCACGTCCTTTTTACATTTTTATGTAGTGTATTCAATTTGATATTGTTTTGATTGGACGTGTACCTATTTTCTAAAAATGTGCTCTTGCACATCACCCTGCACCTTTTATATAATAAGAATAAATGTTCTAAATAGAGGTGAAACAAATGAAAGAAAACAAACTAACACCTGGTTCAAATATGATGGGGAAGCAAGCAGAATGATACTACCTGAACATAAAGAACGCATAAATGATTATCAATATGAGAGAGATAGAAAGACGAAACCAGTACTAGCAGAGGAAGAAGTTAATGTTATATCTCAACAATTATCAGATTCTATTTTGAGTGAATCTGAAATCACAGTCGAGTTGTTCAGAGCTTTTGGTCAGAATGCGTTTAAAACTGGGACAGTAATTAAAATTGACACTCAATTAAGTCAAATTAGATTAGAGCATGAGGATGAATATGAATGGATCAAGTTTGACGATATTGTGGGGGTGTCCTGATGCTTACTGACCTTGAAAGAAAAGTATTACGTATCCTGTATAATAGATTCTTTTATTTATAGCAAGATATAAGTATAAGGAATAGGAGAGAACACAATTTTGCTACATTGTTATTTAAGTCCAATCGAATAGATTTCTTACCGCATAAAATATCATAAAGTTATTTCGATT encodes:
- a CDS encoding YolD-like family protein, with protein sequence MILPEHKERINDYQYERDRKTKPVLAEEEVNVISQQLSDSILSESEITVELFRAFGQNAFKTGTVIKIDTQLSQIRLEHEDEYEWIKFDDIVGVS